ATGTGCAGAAATGTATGAGAGGCACCGTCGAGACGAGACGGACAACTGGGTTGCTGTGGAGGCCGTGTGAACGGTAGAGCAGACAACCGCAGACAGCCGAGCGATCATCGGTTGCCGCGCGTCGGCAGGACGCGGGAGGGCAACGGATGGTGCAGGGACAGGCAGGACGGGACAGTGATGCGCGCGAAGGTGAATGAGGAAGTCGTCAAGGTATGGGTGGTTGGAGTAAGGGCAGCCAAATTGGTACGTGTCGAGGTGGTTGTGCCCCACGCTGCTCCATCCCGAACCAGGCCGTGAACGCGACACACACCGAGGCTACTGCAGCACCCGCTGTGGGAACGTAGGAGGATGCGTACCGCTCCACAGAACCCTCGCTAGATAAAATCCAGCGAGGGTTTTTATTGTTTAATCTAAATCCAAGACATGCTCTAAACCACGTTTCAAGCCAACAAATGTATTGACCTTGCGAATTGCCAACAAGGCTCCATCAACATATGGTTCAGCTCCATTGCCCGCCTCGTGGCGCAAAATCAGCTTTTGATCGGGCATGCCGAAAATCGCTTCAATGCTAATGACATAGCCTGGCAAACGGACTGAATGTACCTGTTGCTCTGCCATTCGTGCACCACGGGTTGCTTGGTCGCCTACAATCTCTTCGGTTGGCACGGTTTGGGCTGAATCACGCACTTGGCCTAAGCGATAGGCTAATTCGCGGGCTGTTCCGCTCGGCGCATCGATTTTCTTGTCACTGGCATAATCGATAATTTCGCTATACGGAATGTAACGCGCTGCAATTGTGGCAAATTTTTGCAATAACACCACGGTTAATGCAAAGTTGCCGACCGCTAGCACTCCACGTTGGGCTTTTAGCGCAGCCTCGTGGATTATGGCATAGGCTGCATCATCTAAGCCCGATGTGCCAATCACCACATGCGATCCCTGCGCCAAGGCTTGTAACACATTGTTGAGTGCTACAGCAGGCTTGGTGTATTCAACAAACACATCGCAGGGCTGGCTCAACGCTTCCTCGGCGGTGGCGAATACTGAACAATCCAGCTTAGGCTGATTCAAGACAATACCCAACTGTTGGCCTGCATGGCTACGTGATACTGCTGCAACCAAACTCAAATCATTGGTTTGGGCGATGCCTTGGGCAAGCGCCGAGCCAGCCCAGCCAGTTGCCCCAGCTAAACATACCCGAATTGACATAAAAA
This genomic interval from Herpetosiphon gulosus contains the following:
- the dapB gene encoding 4-hydroxy-tetrahydrodipicolinate reductase; protein product: MSIRVCLAGATGWAGSALAQGIAQTNDLSLVAAVSRSHAGQQLGIVLNQPKLDCSVFATAEEALSQPCDVFVEYTKPAVALNNVLQALAQGSHVVIGTSGLDDAAYAIIHEAALKAQRGVLAVGNFALTVVLLQKFATIAARYIPYSEIIDYASDKKIDAPSGTARELAYRLGQVRDSAQTVPTEEIVGDQATRGARMAEQQVHSVRLPGYVISIEAIFGMPDQKLILRHEAGNGAEPYVDGALLAIRKVNTFVGLKRGLEHVLDLD